A genomic segment from Clostridium pasteurianum BC1 encodes:
- a CDS encoding MFS transporter translates to MSENVKIAKIFNNSKWVIYLMALLIGSAIGIIILLTSTHMSRNHVNELLIGVIESVYFLTLAIGTVFINKKMRNRDLKKLIILGLIISSICTIVFPLIFGGTGWFVLMAIMGFGVSFHLVGTQTALHSFSDDSNRGVISGVYTLFFAFGFAAGTIGGPRIYEFSVYLSFIVAAACLLLAALILSLKIKVKLYISARPKEDVAKKIALSLQGAFSYGFIENTIVAIYPVFLLKHNFTLSQIGYALGMFVIGGIVGTIPITYIGDRIGREKSLIISVFISIAAFIGIIQFHGLIYRFIFSFMAGIGIGAIYPVSMALGVQGLNKEEIISAASNFTFFYSFGCAAGPALSSVVMNKLGNNYLFSICLILLLTLLPHLFLKVTRAQVQDA, encoded by the coding sequence ATGAGTGAAAATGTGAAAATAGCTAAGATATTCAATAATAGCAAATGGGTAATTTATTTAATGGCTTTGCTTATTGGAAGTGCAATAGGTATAATAATTCTTCTTACTTCTACCCATATGTCAAGAAATCATGTTAATGAGTTATTAATTGGGGTTATTGAATCAGTATACTTTTTGACTCTTGCTATTGGTACAGTATTTATTAATAAAAAAATGAGAAATAGAGATTTAAAGAAGCTTATTATATTAGGATTAATTATAAGCTCTATATGTACCATAGTTTTTCCTCTGATTTTTGGAGGAACAGGCTGGTTTGTTCTTATGGCAATAATGGGTTTTGGGGTAAGCTTCCATCTGGTCGGTACTCAAACAGCCCTTCACAGCTTTTCTGATGATTCTAATAGAGGGGTTATAAGTGGTGTGTATACTCTTTTCTTTGCCTTTGGATTTGCTGCCGGTACTATTGGAGGACCTAGAATTTATGAATTTAGTGTATACTTATCTTTCATAGTTGCTGCAGCTTGCCTGCTTTTAGCAGCACTTATCCTCAGTTTAAAAATAAAAGTGAAACTTTATATATCAGCGAGACCCAAGGAAGATGTAGCTAAAAAAATAGCTCTTTCCCTTCAGGGAGCATTTTCCTATGGCTTTATAGAAAATACCATTGTAGCAATATATCCAGTCTTTTTACTAAAACACAATTTTACACTTTCACAAATAGGATATGCACTGGGGATGTTTGTCATTGGAGGCATAGTTGGAACAATACCAATTACTTATATTGGAGATAGGATAGGGCGAGAAAAGAGTCTTATAATAAGTGTATTTATATCAATAGCAGCTTTTATAGGAATAATTCAGTTTCATGGATTAATATATAGATTTATCTTCTCATTTATGGCAGGTATAGGTATAGGAGCAATATATCCTGTTTCAATGGCTCTTGGAGTTCAAGGTTTGAATAAGGAAGAAATTATATCTGCTGCCTCAAATTTTACCTTTTTTTATAGCTTTGGATGTGCAGCAGGACCGGCCTTATCTTCTGTGGTCATGAATAAGCTGGGTAATAATTATTTATTTAGTATATGCTTAATACTGCTATTGACATTGCTGCCTCACTTATTTTTAAAAGTAACTAGAGCACAGGTGCAGGATGCTTAA
- a CDS encoding type I polyketide synthase has product MSKKAIEKNEKIDAKLSILKGKPIEDIYYKKHNLGNLLIEAAESKINNGILFVNDDYSEVYLSYKEILERAYKALGVLEKSGIKKGEYAIFVIDGNIDFVINFWGCILGGIIPVPLTHPAVFTEGNAAADKIINIWKQLKEPVLIVDEKMKENYNSFKNSLELKSMRILGTGEINKGDKKGRLNLAEVKSPAFIQFSSGSTNTPKGVVLTHENVLINVESMVKGVKLCAEDTIVSWMPFSHDMGLIGFHILEVAVVAKIINMTTLSFIKNPILWMDLISKHKGTVTCSPNFGYKLLLSRIKKEHLDSWDLTSLRVIINGAEPISTSLVNVFLDRLSGCGLKRTSMVQAYGMAEASLTISLSPLDKDPMHHNLSRKIMGKESKAVVNKEGDHDSILIADLGYVVDGMELRIINSEGEIVPERTIGEIQIKGRNITPGYLNNPQLNSEVFKEGWFNTGDMGFVVNNRLSITGRMKDIIFVNGQNFYAHDLENRIEALEGVEPGKIAICAWQDEKENSEKVALFSGLTAKLEFHSKIIAFVNEIMGINIDYLILVKDIPKTSSGKIKRFALLENFRNNQYDDNVHSAKDLLINENKNDDNKSKNKIEEKEITLEKDNYLKAIRNIWAKVLEMPEEIIPFDKPFLALGGNSIKAIQLLNYLEEEFNITLSHDILIKCSTINEMNEYLIVFLKDNNSKDSISENKNTEKEINLQQNNDLNAQDIAVVSIACRFPGAKNSEEFWNNLANGKSSITEIPDNRWDVNKYYSPDEKQGKTYCYAGGFIDDPYAFDAEFFNISREEAEIMDPQQRIMLELIYEVFENAGYSKEAVDGKNIGIFAGTGTNNYFEYHLNTLNMNNIKEFSSFNNLSKEQRSSFMEEWKNSFGYTEDHPNLLVDNILNMVAARASHEFNLKGPSLTIDTACSSSLVTIHMACDAIKRRECEMAIAGGINLLLTPTPYIYFSSAGALSKTGQSKVFDAEADGFVPGEGGGLVLLKPLNRAIEDKDNILAVIKGSAVNNDGHSIGVMAPNPDGQRSVIEAFYRKNAIDPKEIQYVEAHGTGTKIGDPSEVRAIAQAFSKWKPENQSIAIGSVKANIGHLLNAAGIASFIKVVLALKNKTIPPNVNLHKPNPMIKFADTPFYLTENSREWKVSEEGTRRAAINSFGFGGTNCHMLMEEAPESLEADLVVETHLPKQVLCLTAHTEEALRERISDLSAFLKEHEDYSLEDICYTENSRNTALKHRCSVISASVKELIEKLDKLILENSAVEKSPKVALMFTGQGCQYVGMARALYSVIPELKKYVDMCSEAFYPYVGEKITDLIYGQNADEKILAQTNITQPVVFTLDYSIGRLLMDLGVKPACVLGHSVGEWAAACIAGVVELKAAAKIVSARGKLMNDLKIPGAMAAVFITGDKLEALIKNFNKEVWIAAYNGNHQVISGTAESVDEFIGILEKNNIVCKKLKVSQAFHTPLMRPMLREFQAELEGIEFKEPSIPIVSNITAGFMEKPVEIQYWLKHILSPVKFEQSIKFIKSKGINTFVEAGPDKTLTGMASAVLLGSSSNILPMVNRKKDNWEVLLETIGKLYSIGVKINWELFYKNFTHKRVKLPGYPFQGKSYGPKFGNRSSNYGMADKWFYKWQWQEEVNIPQEKIEEGAVIIFNDPKGIGSELSKRFSEAVNPVYFVEAGEEFKYDGKNNFVINPSKKDDYDNIIKNLSHKLSLIIHLWNLPYSDFNEEAITSSKDNFLYESLYSVFNIAQAVKAEVKNNISFIVVTDRAQLINEKHAAMGPHQSLAAVLAQAIDEDNTNINSQIIDIDIKEYINTLEIGDKLFIEFNKKVDPEGISVIRDNKSFVRKLERFKASGDKLKINQGETYLITGGTSPLGGDLAKELAKQANINLILTGRSALPEREQWEENVHSNEIKEKINLILDLEKLGAKVLYASVDVTNKAEMEKLVSKINDQYGNIQGVVHAAGVLDYSSFKLLNKNVDILKKVFAPKVQGTVITDLVTRKEPLKFFTMISSVSASKKKWSQGLGEYAAANSFLNAYTNYRNSIGAEGKTIAINYSLWDNKGMGAVFGESTASAIKAQGLKPLSPEKAAKAFIEAIAVKGESNIHIIDLLKENIVEKVQNTDRSEQVTAAEHREVSYLEAKEVKNTVYQVIGKQLEIPAEELDIGTNFLELGLDSLGAIKVIEKLSKALKVELYPTIIFEYQTPEALGNYIENSYFKIDHTSRVKNINEAEDKKIEDIAIIGISLRIPGADTLEKYWNILEKGIVTIGQVPEERWSIEDEYSPDKDVSNTSYSKYGGFIDKVYDFDPVFFGISPKEAEAMDPQQRLFLEVAFEALQEAGYGGKYRTENIGVFVGAEQNNYMEHFSNYRNYEILKDKFEKSKWFSGMPSRDKKNVIDTLIKVLKPAELKADAVPGNGLNEIAARVSHCLNIMGPSLVINTACSSSLVALHMACESIKTKQSDMAIVGGVNLNLSSIPFISMSRLSAISTSGECRPFDKGADGMILSEGVSAIVIKPLQKALKDGDNIYATIKGSAINNDGHSQGITAPRPQGQAKAVENAYRNSGVNPETVSYIETHGTGTPLGDPIEVEGMTKAFRLFTDKKDFCGIGSVKSSLGHMLAASGLVSLIKVVLAMKNKKLPYTVNYEAPNANINFKETPFFVVGGETRQWQSDGKNPLRAGVNAFGFGGTNAHIVLEEAPVSEYKRPEDKNVNFHLLQLTGRNEAVIKDIAKRLKQHIETNPEIDLSSICVTMNDSQKQLAHKSALVAESKEILLKLLSNVQQGKEEEGIYNGKANPNRETTCHLLLDGTLFISEAEIEKLKNRFEAFNKCYGECEREFKNIEITKDINEEIKEKIKIFSIEYTLGCVFADLQMNIESIIAKGAGILSSAVLIGELSIKEAMILIVNNFNYEDKFSTDNDNRKVYFNCAVVTSLGIFNNNEDKFSFIKTILSTNKVYDKLNNILKRNEVILYLGSYELMKKEISKLNIGEVFLQLNIKAHTEDTEKEILTLLAKIYTFGAAYNPRNVYPAYVPKAALPTYPFENSTYKVSFQENLEQYDEINEMGSKNIITEEDVRDDKIMNYKIAMESADSLNLMKIIDSTELSRNEKQESYESLSDDFKINQIFEEQ; this is encoded by the coding sequence ATGAGTAAAAAAGCGATTGAAAAGAATGAAAAGATTGATGCCAAACTATCAATTCTAAAGGGAAAACCTATAGAAGATATATATTACAAAAAGCATAATCTGGGAAATCTGCTCATTGAAGCAGCAGAAAGTAAAATTAATAATGGCATTTTATTTGTAAATGATGATTATAGTGAAGTTTACCTGTCTTATAAGGAAATTCTAGAAAGAGCTTATAAGGCATTGGGAGTTCTAGAAAAATCAGGAATTAAAAAAGGTGAATATGCCATATTCGTTATAGATGGGAATATAGATTTTGTAATAAATTTTTGGGGATGCATATTAGGTGGAATTATACCTGTTCCCCTTACCCATCCAGCAGTTTTTACTGAGGGAAATGCAGCTGCAGATAAGATAATAAACATATGGAAACAGCTTAAAGAACCAGTGCTTATTGTAGATGAAAAGATGAAGGAAAACTATAATTCATTTAAGAACTCCTTGGAACTGAAATCTATGAGGATACTAGGGACAGGAGAGATAAATAAAGGTGATAAAAAAGGCAGGCTTAATCTGGCTGAGGTTAAATCACCAGCTTTTATACAATTTAGTTCAGGAAGCACAAATACTCCAAAGGGAGTGGTGTTAACCCATGAAAATGTACTCATAAATGTTGAATCCATGGTAAAGGGAGTTAAATTATGCGCTGAGGATACCATAGTGAGCTGGATGCCCTTTAGTCATGATATGGGTCTAATAGGTTTTCATATTTTAGAGGTTGCTGTAGTGGCAAAAATTATTAATATGACTACATTGAGCTTTATTAAGAATCCTATTTTATGGATGGATTTGATTTCAAAGCATAAGGGTACAGTAACCTGTTCTCCTAATTTTGGGTATAAGCTGTTACTTAGCAGAATAAAGAAAGAGCATTTAGATTCCTGGGATTTAACCTCTTTAAGAGTTATTATAAATGGTGCTGAGCCAATTTCTACTTCATTAGTCAATGTATTCTTAGATAGGCTTTCGGGCTGTGGTTTAAAGAGAACCAGCATGGTTCAGGCCTACGGTATGGCGGAAGCTTCTCTCACAATAAGCCTTTCACCTTTAGATAAAGATCCAATGCATCACAATTTGAGCAGAAAAATTATGGGAAAAGAATCAAAAGCAGTAGTAAATAAGGAAGGTGATCATGATTCAATTCTCATTGCAGATTTAGGTTATGTAGTAGATGGGATGGAACTTAGAATTATTAATTCTGAAGGTGAGATTGTTCCTGAGAGAACTATAGGGGAAATACAAATTAAAGGTAGAAACATAACACCTGGATATCTAAATAATCCGCAGTTAAACAGTGAAGTTTTTAAAGAGGGCTGGTTTAATACCGGAGATATGGGATTTGTGGTAAATAATCGTCTCAGCATTACAGGAAGAATGAAGGATATTATATTTGTCAATGGTCAAAATTTTTATGCTCATGATCTAGAAAACAGAATTGAAGCTTTAGAAGGAGTAGAGCCTGGGAAAATAGCTATTTGTGCATGGCAGGATGAAAAAGAAAACAGCGAAAAGGTAGCTCTTTTTTCAGGGCTAACTGCTAAGCTTGAATTCCATTCTAAAATTATTGCATTTGTAAATGAAATAATGGGAATAAATATAGATTATTTAATCTTAGTTAAGGACATTCCAAAAACATCCAGTGGAAAAATTAAGCGTTTTGCGCTGCTGGAAAACTTTAGAAATAACCAATATGATGATAATGTACATTCTGCTAAGGACTTACTCATTAATGAAAATAAAAATGATGACAATAAAAGTAAAAATAAAATTGAAGAAAAAGAAATAACTTTAGAAAAAGATAATTATCTAAAAGCTATAAGGAATATTTGGGCTAAAGTACTGGAAATGCCTGAGGAAATTATTCCCTTTGATAAACCATTCCTTGCACTAGGGGGAAATTCAATTAAGGCAATACAATTACTAAATTATCTTGAAGAGGAGTTTAACATTACTCTCAGTCATGACATATTGATTAAATGTTCTACTATTAATGAGATGAATGAATATTTAATTGTATTCCTTAAAGATAACAATTCAAAAGACTCAATATCAGAAAATAAAAATACAGAGAAGGAAATAAATTTACAGCAAAATAATGATTTAAATGCTCAAGATATAGCTGTAGTATCAATAGCTTGTCGTTTTCCAGGAGCAAAAAATTCGGAGGAATTCTGGAATAATTTAGCTAATGGAAAAAGCAGTATTACTGAAATACCTGATAACAGGTGGGATGTAAATAAATATTATAGTCCTGATGAAAAACAAGGTAAAACCTACTGCTATGCAGGAGGCTTTATAGATGATCCCTATGCCTTTGACGCTGAATTTTTTAACATCTCCAGGGAAGAGGCAGAGATTATGGACCCTCAGCAGCGTATTATGCTGGAACTTATTTATGAAGTTTTTGAAAATGCAGGCTATTCCAAAGAAGCTGTAGACGGAAAAAATATAGGTATATTTGCAGGTACAGGCACCAATAATTATTTTGAGTATCATCTTAATACCTTGAACATGAATAATATAAAGGAATTCAGCAGTTTTAACAATCTTTCAAAGGAGCAGAGAAGTTCCTTCATGGAGGAATGGAAAAATAGCTTTGGTTATACTGAAGATCACCCAAATCTATTAGTAGATAATATTTTAAATATGGTAGCTGCAAGGGCCTCCCATGAATTTAATTTAAAGGGACCAAGCCTCACCATAGATACTGCCTGCTCATCTTCCCTAGTTACAATTCATATGGCTTGCGATGCTATAAAGAGAAGGGAATGTGAAATGGCTATAGCAGGAGGCATAAATCTTTTATTGACTCCTACACCCTATATATATTTCAGCAGTGCAGGGGCGTTGTCCAAAACAGGCCAGTCAAAGGTCTTTGATGCAGAAGCAGATGGATTTGTCCCAGGAGAAGGGGGCGGCCTAGTACTTTTAAAACCACTGAATAGAGCTATAGAAGACAAGGACAATATTTTGGCAGTTATTAAAGGCAGTGCAGTGAACAATGATGGCCATTCCATAGGAGTTATGGCACCAAACCCTGATGGGCAGAGAAGTGTAATAGAAGCCTTTTATAGAAAAAATGCTATAGATCCTAAAGAAATACAATATGTAGAAGCCCATGGTACAGGTACTAAGATAGGAGATCCTAGTGAAGTTAGAGCTATTGCTCAGGCCTTCAGCAAATGGAAACCTGAAAATCAATCCATTGCAATTGGTTCTGTAAAAGCTAATATTGGACACCTTTTAAATGCAGCAGGAATTGCCAGTTTTATAAAGGTAGTTTTAGCATTAAAGAATAAGACAATACCACCTAATGTTAATCTGCATAAACCTAATCCAATGATTAAATTTGCTGACACACCTTTTTACTTAACAGAAAATTCAAGGGAGTGGAAGGTAAGTGAAGAAGGTACCAGGAGAGCTGCAATTAATTCCTTTGGTTTCGGCGGTACAAATTGTCATATGCTTATGGAAGAAGCTCCTGAGAGCTTGGAAGCTGATTTAGTAGTGGAAACTCATCTACCTAAACAGGTTTTATGTTTAACAGCTCATACAGAAGAAGCTCTAAGAGAAAGAATATCAGATTTATCTGCATTTTTAAAAGAGCATGAAGACTATTCTTTGGAGGATATTTGCTATACGGAAAATAGCAGAAATACGGCTTTAAAACATAGATGCAGTGTTATTTCAGCTTCTGTGAAGGAATTAATTGAAAAATTAGATAAACTTATTTTAGAAAATAGTGCTGTAGAAAAATCACCTAAGGTGGCATTAATGTTTACAGGTCAGGGCTGCCAATATGTTGGAATGGCAAGAGCGTTGTATAGTGTAATTCCAGAGCTTAAAAAATATGTGGATATGTGTTCAGAAGCTTTTTATCCTTATGTTGGTGAAAAAATAACAGATTTAATATATGGACAAAATGCAGATGAGAAAATCCTGGCACAGACTAATATTACTCAGCCAGTAGTATTTACTCTTGATTATTCCATTGGAAGACTTCTCATGGACCTAGGAGTTAAACCGGCCTGTGTCCTTGGACATAGCGTGGGAGAATGGGCGGCTGCATGTATTGCAGGAGTTGTGGAACTTAAAGCTGCAGCAAAAATAGTTTCTGCCAGAGGTAAATTAATGAATGATTTAAAAATACCTGGGGCTATGGCAGCAGTATTTATTACTGGAGATAAGCTTGAAGCTTTAATAAAGAATTTTAATAAAGAGGTTTGGATAGCAGCCTACAACGGAAATCATCAGGTCATATCTGGAACTGCAGAAAGTGTAGATGAATTTATAGGCATACTGGAAAAGAATAATATTGTGTGCAAAAAGCTTAAGGTTTCACAGGCCTTTCATACACCACTTATGAGGCCTATGCTTAGAGAGTTTCAAGCTGAACTGGAAGGTATAGAGTTTAAAGAGCCTAGTATACCCATAGTATCCAATATAACTGCTGGATTTATGGAAAAGCCTGTAGAAATTCAGTATTGGCTAAAGCATATATTGAGTCCCGTTAAATTCGAGCAGAGTATTAAATTTATTAAAAGTAAAGGAATAAACACTTTTGTGGAGGCAGGACCGGATAAAACCTTAACAGGTATGGCTAGTGCGGTTCTATTGGGAAGTAGCTCCAATATTTTACCTATGGTTAACCGAAAAAAAGATAATTGGGAAGTGCTGCTTGAAACTATTGGAAAATTGTATTCTATAGGTGTGAAAATAAATTGGGAATTATTTTATAAGAATTTTACTCACAAAAGAGTTAAATTACCTGGGTATCCTTTCCAAGGAAAGAGTTACGGCCCTAAATTTGGGAATAGAAGCTCAAATTATGGTATGGCAGATAAATGGTTTTATAAATGGCAGTGGCAGGAAGAGGTAAATATACCACAGGAGAAAATAGAAGAGGGAGCAGTAATAATTTTTAATGACCCTAAGGGTATAGGCAGTGAGCTGTCAAAGAGGTTTAGTGAGGCTGTTAATCCTGTTTATTTTGTAGAAGCAGGAGAAGAATTTAAATATGATGGTAAAAATAATTTTGTTATAAATCCAAGCAAAAAAGATGATTATGATAACATCATAAAAAATTTATCTCACAAGCTATCTCTTATTATACATCTTTGGAACTTACCTTATAGTGATTTTAATGAGGAAGCTATTACTTCTTCAAAGGATAACTTCCTATATGAAAGCTTATACAGCGTATTTAACATTGCACAGGCTGTTAAAGCAGAAGTAAAAAATAATATAAGCTTCATTGTAGTTACGGATAGAGCTCAGTTAATTAATGAAAAACATGCTGCTATGGGGCCACATCAAAGCTTAGCAGCAGTATTGGCACAAGCTATAGATGAAGATAATACAAATATTAATTCTCAGATAATTGATATAGATATTAAGGAATATATAAATACTCTAGAAATTGGAGATAAACTTTTTATTGAATTTAATAAAAAAGTAGATCCAGAGGGAATTTCAGTAATAAGAGATAATAAAAGTTTTGTGCGTAAATTAGAACGCTTTAAAGCTTCTGGAGATAAATTAAAGATAAATCAAGGAGAAACCTATTTAATAACTGGAGGAACGAGTCCACTAGGTGGTGATCTTGCCAAGGAATTGGCAAAACAGGCCAATATAAATTTAATATTAACAGGAAGAAGTGCCCTGCCAGAAAGAGAGCAGTGGGAAGAAAATGTTCACAGTAATGAGATAAAGGAAAAAATTAACTTAATATTGGATTTAGAAAAGCTTGGAGCAAAGGTATTATATGCTTCTGTAGATGTAACCAACAAAGCTGAAATGGAAAAGTTAGTAAGTAAAATTAACGATCAGTATGGAAATATACAAGGTGTAGTTCATGCAGCAGGAGTACTTGATTATTCCTCATTTAAATTACTGAATAAAAATGTAGATATACTGAAAAAAGTATTTGCTCCAAAGGTACAGGGTACAGTTATAACAGATTTAGTTACAAGAAAAGAACCTCTAAAATTCTTTACTATGATATCTTCTGTATCCGCTTCCAAAAAGAAATGGTCACAAGGTCTTGGTGAATATGCAGCTGCCAATTCCTTTCTCAATGCTTATACAAATTACAGAAATAGTATAGGAGCAGAGGGCAAAACTATAGCCATCAACTATTCTCTTTGGGATAACAAGGGAATGGGAGCTGTGTTTGGAGAATCAACTGCAAGTGCTATAAAGGCACAGGGATTAAAGCCACTTTCACCAGAAAAAGCAGCTAAGGCTTTTATAGAAGCTATTGCTGTAAAGGGAGAAAGTAATATTCATATAATAGACTTATTAAAAGAAAATATTGTAGAAAAGGTTCAGAACACAGATAGATCTGAACAGGTTACAGCAGCTGAACACAGAGAGGTATCCTATTTAGAAGCTAAGGAAGTGAAGAATACTGTTTATCAGGTTATAGGCAAACAATTAGAGATACCAGCGGAGGAGCTTGATATAGGTACAAACTTTCTAGAACTTGGTTTAGATTCATTAGGAGCTATAAAGGTAATAGAAAAGCTCAGCAAGGCATTAAAGGTGGAGTTATATCCTACAATTATTTTTGAATATCAAACTCCAGAGGCACTTGGAAATTATATAGAGAATTCCTATTTTAAAATTGATCATACCAGCAGGGTAAAAAATATTAATGAAGCAGAAGATAAAAAAATAGAGGATATAGCTATTATAGGAATTTCACTGAGAATACCTGGGGCAGACACTTTAGAAAAATATTGGAATATTTTAGAAAAGGGCATAGTAACTATAGGGCAGGTTCCTGAAGAACGCTGGTCGATTGAAGATGAATATAGTCCAGACAAAGACGTTTCAAATACTTCCTATTCTAAATATGGAGGATTTATTGATAAAGTCTATGACTTTGACCCTGTATTCTTTGGTATTTCTCCAAAGGAAGCAGAGGCTATGGATCCACAGCAAAGACTGTTTTTGGAAGTGGCCTTTGAAGCCCTTCAGGAAGCTGGTTATGGTGGAAAATATAGAACGGAGAACATAGGAGTTTTTGTAGGAGCAGAGCAGAATAACTATATGGAGCATTTTAGCAACTACAGAAACTATGAAATATTAAAAGACAAATTTGAAAAAAGTAAATGGTTCAGCGGTATGCCTTCAAGAGATAAGAAAAATGTAATAGATACTTTGATAAAGGTATTGAAACCAGCAGAATTAAAGGCAGACGCAGTGCCTGGAAATGGATTAAACGAAATAGCAGCCAGAGTAAGTCATTGTCTTAACATTATGGGACCAAGTCTTGTAATTAATACAGCCTGCTCATCTTCTCTGGTAGCACTGCATATGGCCTGCGAAAGTATAAAAACAAAACAAAGTGATATGGCCATTGTAGGTGGAGTAAATCTCAACTTAAGCTCCATACCATTTATATCCATGAGCCGATTAAGTGCCATATCCACCTCAGGTGAATGTCGTCCTTTTGATAAAGGGGCAGATGGAATGATTTTATCCGAAGGAGTAAGTGCCATAGTCATTAAGCCTCTGCAAAAGGCTTTAAAGGATGGAGATAATATCTACGCAACCATAAAGGGATCTGCAATTAACAATGATGGACATTCTCAGGGAATAACGGCTCCAAGGCCACAAGGACAAGCTAAAGCCGTAGAAAATGCATATAGAAATTCAGGAGTTAATCCTGAGACAGTATCCTATATAGAAACTCATGGAACAGGTACACCTCTGGGAGATCCTATAGAAGTTGAGGGAATGACAAAGGCCTTCAGGTTATTTACTGATAAAAAAGACTTTTGCGGCATAGGTTCTGTGAAATCTTCCCTAGGTCATATGTTAGCAGCCTCTGGCCTTGTAAGCTTAATTAAAGTAGTGCTTGCCATGAAGAATAAAAAATTGCCTTACACTGTTAATTATGAAGCTCCAAATGCAAATATTAATTTCAAGGAAACACCTTTCTTTGTGGTAGGTGGAGAAACCAGACAGTGGCAGTCGGATGGTAAAAATCCTTTAAGAGCAGGAGTAAATGCCTTTGGCTTTGGTGGAACAAATGCACATATTGTTCTTGAGGAAGCACCGGTAAGTGAGTACAAGAGGCCAGAAGATAAAAATGTTAATTTCCATCTTCTTCAGCTCACAGGAAGAAATGAAGCTGTAATAAAGGATATTGCAAAAAGACTGAAGCAGCATATAGAAACAAATCCAGAGATAGATCTCTCTTCTATATGTGTTACTATGAATGACAGTCAAAAACAATTAGCACATAAAAGTGCTTTAGTAGCAGAGTCCAAAGAAATTTTGTTGAAATTATTAAGTAATGTTCAACAGGGGAAAGAAGAAGAGGGAATTTATAATGGGAAAGCCAATCCTAATAGAGAAACTACCTGTCACTTATTATTAGATGGCACTCTGTTTATAAGTGAAGCTGAAATTGAAAAATTGAAAAATAGATTTGAAGCTTTTAATAAATGTTATGGTGAATGTGAGAGAGAATTTAAAAACATAGAAATTACAAAAGATATAAATGAAGAAATAAAAGAAAAAATAAAGATATTTTCTATTGAATATACCCTAGGCTGTGTTTTTGCAGATTTGCAAATGAACATTGAAAGTATAATTGCAAAGGGAGCTGGAATATTAAGCAGTGCAGTATTAATAGGAGAGCTTAGTATTAAAGAGGCTATGATTTTAATAGTGAATAATTTTAATTATGAAGATAAATTTAGCACTGATAATGATAATAGAAAGGTATATTTTAACTGTGCTGTGGTGACTTCTTTAGGGATATTTAATAATAATGAGGATAAATTTTCATTTATAAAAACCATATTAAGTACAAACAAAGTATATGATAAACTAAATAACATTCTAAAAAGAAATGAAGTAATACTATATTTGGGAAGTTACGAATTAATGAAAAAAGAAATTTCTAAGCTAAATATTGGAGAAGTATTTTTACAATTAAATATTAAAGCACATACTGAAGACACAGAGAAAGAAATCTTAACCTTACTAGCTAAAATATATACCTTTGGTGCAGCATATAATCCTAGAAATGTTTACCCAGCATATGTTCCTAAGGCTGCCTTACCAACTTATCCCTTTGAAAATTCCACCTATAAGGTATCCTTCCAGGAAAATCTGGAGCAGTATGATGAAATTAATGAAATGGGAAGTAAGAATATTATTACAGAAGAAGATGTAAGGGATGACAAAATCATGAATTATAAAATTGCAATGGAGTCTGCAGATTCTCTAAATTTAATGAAAATTATTGACAGCACAGAGCTTAGCAGGAATGAAAAGCAGGAATCTTATGAAAGTCTTAGTGATGATTTTAAGATTAATCAGATATTTGAGGAACAATAA